Sequence from the Muntiacus reevesi chromosome 9, mMunRee1.1, whole genome shotgun sequence genome:
AAGTAAAGTTCCCATAGCCACATCCTATCTAAGCTACTAATTGCTGGCACTTAttggaaaaagtaaatattttttaaagttgcggctttgcttgcttttttattgaaatacagttgattttcaGTGCTGCGCTAGTgtaaggtgtacagcaaagtgattctgtttttttatatatatatacacgtgcgtattcttttccagattctttcacattataggttattataagatactgaatatatttcctgtgctatacagtaggcccttgctccttctctattttatgtatagaagtatgtgtctgttaatcccaagctcttAATTTATCACCCCTTTCCCTTTTGGCAACCGTAAGTTcatcttctatgtctgtgagtctgttcctgttttgtaaacaagttcatttatgccattatttttaagattccacatataagtgatattatatttatctttctctgtctgacttacttcacttagtaatgataatctctagtcccatccgtgttgctgcacatggtattatttcattcttatttatggttgagaaatactccattgtatatatgtactacattcTCTTTAATCATTGATCAGTCCATGGACATTTTGGGCTATTTTAAGCagtactgctgtgaacactgaggtgcatgtatcctttcaaattattcttcctttggctatatacccaggagtgggattgctggatcatatggtaactctatttttagttttctaaggaacctccatagtgtcCCACCAACCACAGCCCCATTAACAATGAAGGAGGGATTCCTGGGAAAAGTATATTCTTGCTATATTTGATCTAAATAGTCACTTTAGACTCTTCTAAATAGTTGTATTATATCTATAATctgatacatttttttctcttttaggttTCAATCCTAGTTTCATGTCTACCAATTACTTTTGTACAGTACTCTGAATTGAGATTTGATTTAGTAGTACTTATATACTTACAGTTGTCTGTTTATACAATACTGTTTGCCAGTTCATACCTTTATCCATGATGTTTCTTCTGCCTGGtatagtagcagcagcagcagtaatagtAGCAGTGACATCTTAAACTTCTCGAGCACTTGCTATGCAATTAACATTGTTCTCAAAGTTCTACATGGTCTAAGTTATCCTACTCATCTACCTTAAAAGTTGAAAACTGAATTTCCCACTTGGaaggtgaagaaactgaaatataGGAAGATTAATGAACTTGACCTACTGTTTTGAGAAGGATGCTTAATATTGCAGATTTTAGATCATGCTGCCTGGATTCCAATCCCAGTTCTACCATCAAATATGCTACTTGAGCAAGTAATTTACCTCTTTAAATTTTGGTTCCATTTGaagcaaaatggaggtaataatagTACCTGCCTAACAGAATTGCTAACTGaactaaatgagttaatatatgtgaCCAACTTAGAACAGTTTCCTGACCCAAAGTAAATGTTATGTGTTTGCTgttataataattaatatattgttattattatttctttagtttCCAAGCCACAACTGAGGAGTTCTGATCTCCAGAAATCCTTCCTGAGTTCTTGTGTTGGGCAAACCAAACATCCTTTCTCGTTTCAAAGGCCATGGGTGTACCTCCACTTCAGAAATTCATTGTGACTAATGTATCTTTCAGATGTAGGTCTCTCCCACTAAGCAATCCTTACAGACAAGAGCTGTATCACATCCTCCCTTGACTATTTAATAATAGTTAATCCAGGAGGAATGAATGAGACTTAATATCCCAGAGTTAGAAGTGTCTCTCGAGTCAAGCAGTCTCTCAAGCCGCTACAATAAGCTATCCGCTGAGTTACCACTGGAGGGGAGAACAACCTACGTGATGTGGCAGGAGGTCTGTGGTCTGGTTGATGGTTCAGAGTCTCTAGGTGAGGACAAAACTAATTCGTCCATCTCCCCTATTCTCTTTACCCACAAATAAGGCAAAGGTGTAGAtgacagtggaagacagaaaaCTGAGGGCCACTCAACTGAGGGCTCCatgaattagaaggaaaaaaaaggttgGGTGTCCCTAAAACAGGGCTTTGAATCACTGCATATCTCCAGTGAAGTGAATGAGGGTCCCTCAGAGATGGAGGAGGCAACTGAGGAGCGTTTGTCAGCGTTATACACCGATGACTGATGAAACGTTTCCTATCTTACTTTCTGTTGATTTAAGCCTTCTATGTATACCTTAGACAACTGTGCTTGTAAGAGATGGAAATAGTGAAAAAGAGTCCTACATGGTTTAATATAAGAGGATATAACATACAGCAAGCAAGCAAGCTGAAATGTGACCCAGAGTCATAATATGGTCCGTTCATGGCAACCACAATCAGTAAGGGCATTCTAGCATTTTCCATACCACTTCTAGATGAACAACCTCACGCAACCCACAACCTGGTTCAGCATCTCACCCATGAGCTCCTTCCCTCCACAAGAAGCTTACACATGAACTAGAGACCCCATTTACAGTTTACTTCCCATGAAGATGATCAAATAGCCTCATCTTGTATTTGCCTATCTCATCACAGGTGCCGCTCACATTGACTCCACAGTTGATGGAGAACCTTTCAGAGGTGACTGAGTTCCTTCTCGTGGGGTTAACAGATGCTCTAGAGATGCAGGTCCCTCTATTCACAACCTTCACTCTCATATACCTCACTACTCTGGTTGGGAACCTTGGGATGACCGTGTTGATTCTGTTGGACTCTCGACTTCACAcgcccatgtactttttcctcagtaACCTCTCCCTAGTGGATTGTGTTTATGCCTCCTCTGTTACTCCTAAAGTAATGGCGGGGGTTCTCACAGGAGATAAGATTATATCCTACGATGCATGTGCTACCCAGATGTTCTTCTTTGCAGCCTTTGTCACTGTTGAAAATTTTCTCCTGGCCTCAATGGCCTTTGACCGCCACGCGGCCGTGTGCAAACCCCTGCATTATACCACCACCATGACTAGAGCGATGTGTGCCTCACTGGTCGCCAGCTCCTATATTTGTGGAGTCCTACAGtcttccatccatgttgccctCACTTTCCACCTCTCCTTCTGCCATTCCAACGTGGTTAATCACTTTTTCTGTGACATTCCCCCACTGCTGGCTCTCTCTTGCTCTGATATCGACACAAATGAGATTGTGCTCTTCACACTGGCAGCGTTCAGCACTTTTTCTGCTCTTTTGGTTATCTTGGGCTCgtaccttttcatttttattgctatcCTGAGGATACACTCAACTGAGGGACAGAAGAAGGCTTTCTCCACCTGTGCTTCCCACCTCACCACTGTCTCCATCTTCTATGGGACAGGCACCTTCATGTACCTACAGCCCAGCTCCAGCCACTCCATGGGTGCAGACAAAATGGCATCCGTGTTCTATGCCATGGTCATCCCCATGCTGAATCCACTggtctacagcctgaggaacagagAGGTCAAGAGTGCCTTTAAAAGGGTGGTTGGGAAAGCAGTCTTCACTAGGCTTAGCTTACTAGTTAGAAACCCCATGTGAAACTTATATTGGACTTCTATGGCCAAGAATATTGTTTGAAGGTTAATTCTTTCCTGTCCTTATTTCTTTGAGCAGTTCCTTCCCAGACAAAACTGACTTTATTCACTCTTCATGACTGTAACTGGGTAGAAGAAATTCCGGACGTCCCTTTCCAGAAATATAACATTGCTTCTGTCTTAAGATAAAGATTATAATCCTTGATCCTATAGGATCCCACATTACATCAGTCTGTTGGTTTAAGGTGCTTTGAAGGTAACTCTTATAGG
This genomic interval carries:
- the LOC136174593 gene encoding olfactory receptor 5B12-like, whose protein sequence is MENLSEVTEFLLVGLTDALEMQVPLFTTFTLIYLTTLVGNLGMTVLILLDSRLHTPMYFFLSNLSLVDCVYASSVTPKVMAGVLTGDKIISYDACATQMFFFAAFVTVENFLLASMAFDRHAAVCKPLHYTTTMTRAMCASLVASSYICGVLQSSIHVALTFHLSFCHSNVVNHFFCDIPPLLALSCSDIDTNEIVLFTLAAFSTFSALLVILGSYLFIFIAILRIHSTEGQKKAFSTCASHLTTVSIFYGTGTFMYLQPSSSHSMGADKMASVFYAMVIPMLNPLVYSLRNREVKSAFKRVVGKAKYNIASVLR